The Brachyhypopomus gauderio isolate BG-103 chromosome 1, BGAUD_0.2, whole genome shotgun sequence genome includes a window with the following:
- the LOC143512139 gene encoding myosin heavy chain, fast skeletal muscle-like, whose amino-acid sequence MGDAEMECFGPAAIYLRKPEKERIESQNKPFDAKTAVFVCEPKEMYLKGTLKSKEGGKATVETLCGQKLTVKEDEVFPMNPPKYDKMEDMAMMTHLNEPAVLFNLKERYAAWMIYTYSGLFCVTVNPYKWLPVYDAVVVAGYRGKKRIEAPPHIFSISDNGYQFMLTDRENQSVLITGESGAGKTVNTKRVIQYFAMVGMTSGAKKAEPVPGKMQGSLEDQIVAANPLLEAYGNAKTVRNDNSSRFGKFIRIHFGQTGKLASADIETYLLEKSRVTFQLSAERSYHIFYQLMTGHKPELLEALLITTNPYDYPMISQGEITVKSINDVEEFIATDTSIDILGFTADEKIGIYKLTGAVMHHGNMKFKQKQREEQAEPDGTEVADKIAYLLGLNSADMLKALCYPRVKVGNEFVTKGQTVPQVNNSVSALCKSIYEKMFLWMVIRINEMLDTKQQRQFFIGVLDIAGFEIFDFNTLEQLCINFTNEKLQQFFNHHMFVLEQEEYKKEGIEWEFIDFGMDLAACIELIEKPMGIFSILEEECMFPKASDTSFKNKLYDQHLGKCNAFQKPRPAKGKAEAHFSLVHYAGTVDYNIAGWLDKNKDPLNESVVGLYQKAANKLLSFLYAAHPGAEAEGAKKGGKKKGGSFQTVSALFRENLGKLMTNLRSTHPHFVRCLIPNESKTPGLMENFLVIHQLRCNGVLEGIRICRKGFPSRILYADFKQRYKVLNASVIPEGQFIDNKKASEKLLGSIDVDHTQYKFGHTKVFFKAGLLGTLEEMRDEKLANLVTMTQALCRGYLMRREFVKMMERRESIYSIQYNIRSFMNVKHWPWMKLYFKIKPLLKTAETEKEMASMKENFEKMKEDLTKALAKKKELEEKMVSLLQEKNDLQLQVTSETENLNDAEERCEGLIKSKIQLEGKLKETNERLEDEEEINAELTAKKRKLEDECSELKKDIDDLELTLAKVEKEKHATENKVKNLTEEMASQDESIAKLTKEKKALQESHQQTLDDLQAEEDKVNTLTKAKTKLEQQVDDLEGSLEQEKKLRMDLERAKRKLEGDLKLAQESIMDLENDKQQSDEKIKKKDFETSQLLSKIEDEQSMGAQLQKKIKELQARIEELEEEIEAERAARAKVEKQRADLSRELEEISERLEEAGGATAAQIEMNKKREAEFQKLRRDLEESTLQHEATAAALRKKQADSVAELGEQIDNLQRVKQKLEKEKSEYKMEIDDLSSNMEAVAKSKANLEKMCRTLEDQLSEIKAKGDENVRQLNDISAQRARLQTENGEFSRQLEEKEALVSQLTRGKQAYTQQIEELKRQIEEEVKAKNALAHAVQSARHDCDLLREQFEEEQEAKGELQRGMSKANSEVAQWRSKYETDAIQRTEELEEAKKKLAQRLQDAEESIEAVNSKCASLEKTKQRLQGEVEDLMIDVERANALAGNLDKKQRNFDKVLAEWKQKYEEGQAELEGAQKEARSLSTELFKMKNSYEEALDHLETLKRENKNLQQEISDLTEQIGETGKTIHELEKAKKTVETEKSEIQTALEEAEGTLEHEESKILRVQLELGQVKGEIDRKLAEKDEEIEQIKRNSQRVIESMQSTLDSEVRSRNDALRIKKKMEGDLNEMEIQLSHANRQAAEAQKQLRNVQGQLKDAQLHLDEAVRGQEDMKEQVAMVERRNNLMLAEIEELRSGLEQTERGRKVAEQELVDASERVALLHSQNTSLINTKKKLEADLVQIQGEVDDTVQEARNAEDKAKKAITDAAMMAEELKKEQDTSAHLERMKKNLEVTVKDLQHRLDEAESLAMKGGKKQLQKLESRVRELETEVEAEQRRSGDAVKGVRKYERRVKELTYQTEEDKKNVIRLQDLVDKLQLKVKAYKRQAEEAEEQANTHLSRYRKVQHEMEEAQERADIAESQVNKLRAKSRDAGKAKEE is encoded by the exons ATGGGGGATGCAGAGATGGAGTGTTTTGGGCCGGCGGCCATTTACCTCCGCAAGCCAGAGAAGGAGAGGATTGAGTCCCAGAACAAACCTTTTGATGCCAAAacagcagtgtttgtgtgtgagcccAAGGAGATGTACCTCAAGGGTACACTAAAGAGTAAAGAGGGAGGCAAAGCCACTGTTGAAACGCTGTGTGGCCAA AAGCTCACAGTGAAGGAGGATGAAGTCTTTCCCATGAACCCTCCCAAATATGACAAAATGGAGGACATGGCCATGATGACCCACCTCAACGAACCTGCTGTGCTGTTTAACCTCAAAGAGCGCTACGCAGCATGGATGATCTAT ACCTACTCAGGGTTGTTCTGCGTCACTGTGAACCCCTACAAGTGGCTCCCAGTATATGATGCAGTTGTTGTGGCTGGATACAGAGGCAAAAAGAgaattgaagccccaccccacaTCTTCTCCATCTCTGATAACGGCTATCAGTTCATGCTCACTG ATCGTGAAAACCAGTCTGTCCTGATTAC TGGAGAATCCGGTGCAGGAAAGACTGTGAACACCAAACGTGTCATCCAGTACTTTGCGATGGTTGGCATGACTAGTGGAGCGAAGAAGGCAGAGCCTGTTCCTGGCAAAATGCAG GGGTCGCTGGAGGACCAAATTGTAGCAGCCAACCCCCTGCTGGAAGCTTATGGTAATGCCAAAACTGTGAGAAATGACAACTCCTCTCGTTTT GGTAAATTCATCAGAATTCATTTTGGACAAACTGGAAAGCTGGCATCAGCTGATATTGAAACAT ATCTACTGGAGAAGTCGAGAGTCACTTTCCAGCTGTCTGCTGAGAGGAGCTACCACATCTTCTaccagctcatgacaggacACAAACCAGAGCTGCTTG AGGCACTGCTCATCACCACCAACCCTTATGACTACCCTATGATCAGCCAGGGTGAAATCACAGTCAAGAGCATCAATGACGTGGAAGAGTTCATTGCTACAGAT ACTTCTATTGACATTTTGGGCTTCACTGCTGATGAGAAAATAGGCATCTACAAGTTGACTGGAGCTGTGATGCACCATGGGAACATGAAGTTCAAGcagaagcagagagaggagcaggcTGAGCCTGATGGCACTGAGG TGGCTGATAAAATCGCCTACCTCCTGGGCCTGAACTCAGCTGACATGCTGAAAGCTTTGTGCTACCCCAGAGTGAAGGTTGGAAATGAGTTTGTGACCAAAGGCCAAACTGTACCACAG GTCAATAATTCTGTCAGCGCTCTTTGCAAGTCTATCTATGAGAAAATGTTCTTGTGGATGGTCATCCGAATCAATGAGATGTTGGACACAAAGCAGCAAAGGCAGTTCTTCATTGGTGTGTTGGACATCGCTGGATTTGAGATCTTTGAT TTCAACACCCTGGAGCAGCTCTGCATTAACTTTACAAATGAGAAACTGCAACAGTTCTTCAACCACCACATGTTTGTGCTGGAACAAGAGGAGTACAAGAAAGAAGGAATTGAATGGGAGTTCATTGATTTTGGTATGGACCTGGCTGCCTGCATTGAGCTTATTGAAAAG CCAATGGGCATCTTCTCCATCCTTGAAGAGGAGTGCATGTTCCCCAAGGCCTCAGACACATCTTTCAAGAACAAGTTGTATGACCAGCATCTTGGCAAATGCAATGCTTTCCAAAAGCCAAGACCAGCCAAAGGCAAAGCTGAGGCCCACTTCTCCCTGGTGCACTATGCTGGCACTGTGGACTACAACATTGCTGGCTGGCTGGACAAGAACAAGGACCCCCTGAATGAGTCTGTTGTGGGGCTTTATCAGAAGGCAGCAAACAAACTTCTGTCCTTCCTGTATGCAGCCCATCCTGGTGCTGAAG CTGAAGGTGCTAAGAAGGGTGGTAAGAAGAAGGGTGGTTCATTCCAGACTGTGTCTGCTCTGTTCAGG GAGAACTTGGGCAAGCTGATGACCAACTTGAGGAGCACGCACCCTCATTTTGTGCGTTGCTTGATTCCAAATGAGTCCAAAACTCCAG GTCTGATGGAGAACTTCCTGGTAATCCACCAGCTGAGGTGTAATGGTGTGCTAGAGGGTATCAGAATCTGCAGAAAGGGATTCCCCAGCAGAATCCTCTATGCTGACTTCAAGCAAAG GTACAAAGTCTTGAATGCCAGTGTCATCCCAGAGGGACAGTTCATTGACAACAAGAAAGCTTCAGAGAAACTCTTGGGCTCCATTGATGTGGACCACACCCAGTACAAGTTTGGACACACAAAG GTGTTCTTCAAAGCTGGACTGCTGGGTACCCTTGAAGAGATGCGAGATGAGAAACTGGCTAATTTAGTGACTATGACTCAGGCTCTGTGCCGAGGCTACCTCATGAGGAGGGAGTTTGTCAAGATGATGGAAAGGAG AGAGTCCATCTATTCTATCCAATACAACATCCGCTCATTCATGAATGTGAAACACTGGCCATGGATGAAGCTGTACTTCAAGATCAAGCCTCTACTGAAGACTGCAGAGACCGAGAAGGAAATGGCTAGCATGAAAGAAAATTTTGAGAAGATGAAGGAGGATCTGACAAAGGCATTGGCCAAGAAGAAAGAGCTCGAGGAGAAGATGGTTTCTCTTCTGCAGGAGAAAAATGACCTACAACTGCAAGTGACATCT GAAACAGAGAACCTCAATGATGCAGAAGAAAGATGTGAGGGGCTGATCAAGAGCAAGATCCAGCTTGAGGGCAAACTCAAAGAGACAAATGAGAGactggaggatgaggaggagatcAATGCCGAGCTTACTGCCAAGAAgaggaaactggaggatgaatgtTCTGAGCTGAAGAAGGACATTGATGATCTGGAGCTCACCTTGGCTAAAGTGGAGAAGGAGAAACATGCCACTGAGAACAAG GTCAAGAACTTGACTGAGGAGATGGCCTCTCAGGATGAAAGCATTGCCAAGCTCACTAAGGAGAAGAAAGCCCTTCAAGAATCACACCAGCAGACCCTTGATGATCTCCAAGCAGAGGAAGACAAAGTCAATACTCTGACCAAAGCTAAGACCAAGCTTGAACAACAAGTGGATGAT CTTGAAGGCTCACTGGAACAAGAGAAGAAACTTCGCATGGACCTTGAGAGAGCAAAGAGGAAGCTTGAGGGTGACCTGAAACTGGCCCAGGAGTCCATAATGGATCTGGAGAATGACAAGCAGCAGTCTGATGAGAAGATCAAAAA GAAGGACTTTGAAACAAGCCAATTATTAAGCAAGATAGAAGATGAACAGTCAATGGGTGCCCAGCTTCAGAAGAAGATTAAAGAACTCCAG GCTCGCATTGAGGAGCTGGAGGAAGAAATTGAGGCTGAGCGTGCAGCTCGTGCTAAAGTTGAGAAGCAGAGAGCTGATCTCTCCAGAGAACTTGAGGAGATCAGTGAGAGGCTTGAGGAAGCTGGTGGTGCTACTGCTGCTCAGATTGAGATGAACAAGAAGCGTGAGGCCGAGTTCCAGAAGCTGCGTCGTGATCTGGAAGAGTCCACTCTGCAGCATGAAGCTACAGCTGCTGCCCTCCGCAAGAAACAAGCTGACAGTGTTGCTGAGCTTGGAGAGCAGATCGACAACCTTCAAAGGGTCAAACAGAagctggagaaggagaagagtgAATATAAAATGGAGATTGATGACCTCTCCAGCAACATGGAGGCTGTTGCCAAATCAAAG GCAAATCTAGAGAAGATGTGTCGTACCCTTGAAGATCAGCTGAGTGAAATCAAAGCTAAAGGCGATGAAAATGTCCGTCAACTGAATGACATCAGTGCACAAAGAGCACGACTTCAGACTGAGAATG gtgaATTTAGCCGTCAGTTGGAGGAGAAGGAAGCACTTGTTTCCCAGTTAACTCGGGGaaaacaagcatacacacagcAGATTGAAGAGCTCAAGAGACAAATTGAAGAGGAAGTCAAG GCCAAGAACGCCCTGGCTCATGCTGTCCAATCAGCTCGTCATGACTGTGACCTGCTCAGAGAGCAGTTTGAGGAAGAGCAGGAGGCAAAGGGTGAACTCCAGCGTGGAATGTCCAAGGCCAACAGTGAGGTGGCTCAGTGGAGATCTAAATATGAGACCGATGCCATCCAACGTACTGAGGAGCTTGAGGAGGCCAA GAAAAAACTTGCCCAGCGTCTCCAAGATGCAGAGGAATCTATTGAAGCAGTGAACTCTAAATGTGCTTCTCTGGAGAAAACCAAGCAGAGACTACAGGGTGAAGTAGAGGACCTTATGATCGATGTTGAGAGAGCCAATGCATTAGCTGGCAACCTGGACAAAAAACAGAGGAACTTTGATAAG GTCTTGGCAGAGTGGAAGCAGAAGTATGAGGAAGGCCAGGCTGAACTGGAAGGAGCTCAGAAAGAGGCTCGCTCTCTCAGCACTGAGCTCTTTAAGATGAAGAACTCATATGAGGAAGCTCTAGACCATCTGGAGACCCtgaagagagagaacaagaatcTGCAGC AGGAGATCTCTGACCTCACTGAACAGATCGGGGAGACTGGAAAGACCATCCATGAGTTGGAGAAAGCAAAGAAGACAGTGGAGACTGAGAAATCGGAAATCCAGACTGCTCTTGAGGAAGCAGAG GGCACACTCGAACATGAAGAGTCCAAGATTCTTCGTGTCCAGCTTGAGCTTGGTCAAGTTAAGGGTGAGATTGACAGGAAACTCGCTGAGAAGGATGAGGAGATTGAACAGATCAAGAGGAACAGCCAGAGGGTTATTGAGTCCATGCagagcactctggactctgaggTTAGGAGCAGGAACGATGCCCTCAGAATCAAGAAGAAGATGGAGGGAGACCTGAATGAGATGGAGATTCAGCTGAGCCATGCCAATCGCCAGGCTGCTGAGGCTCAGAAACAGCTCAGGAACGTCCAGGGACAGCTCAAG GATGCCCAACTCCACCTTGATGAGGCTGTCAGAGGACAAGAAGACATGAAGGAACAGGTTGCCATGGTGGAGCGCAGGAATAATCTGATGCTGGCAGAGATTGAGGAGCTGAGATCTGGGCtggaacagacagagagaggacgcAAAGTGGCTGAACAGGAGCTGGTTGATGCCAGTGAGCGTGTGGCACTGCTGCACTCTCAG AATACCAGTCTAATAAACACCAAAAAGAAGCTTGAAGCTGACCTGGTGCAGATCCAAGGTGAGGTGGATGACACAGTCCAGGAGGCAAGAAATGCTGAGGATAAGGCCAAGAAGGCAATTACTGAT GCTGCCATGATGGCAGAGGAGCTGAAGAAAGAGCAAGACACCAGTGCTCATCTGGAGAGGATGAAGAAGAACCTTGAGGTCACGGTCAAAGATCTGCAGCACCGCCTGGATGAGGCTGAGAGTCTTGCCATGAAGGGTGGAAAGAAGCAGCTCCAGAAACTGGAGTCTAGA GTGCGTGAGTTGGAGACTGAGGTTGAGGCTGAGCAGAGACGTAGTGGTGATGCTGTTAAAGGAGTCCGCAAATATGAAAGGAGAGTAAAGGAGCTGACCTATCAG ACTGAGGAGGACAAGAAGAATGTGATCAGACTGCAGGATCTTGTGGACAAGCTACAGTTGAAAGTGAAGGCCTACAAGAGACAGGCTGAGGAAGCT GAGGAGCAGGCCAACACTCACCTGTCCAGGTACAGGAAGGTGCAACATGAGATGGAGGAAGCCCAGGAGCGTGCTGACATTGCTGAGTCCCAGGTCAACAAGCTCAGAGCCAAGAGCAGAGATGCTGGAAAG GCCAAAGAGGAATAA